One window of Salminus brasiliensis chromosome 16, fSalBra1.hap2, whole genome shotgun sequence genomic DNA carries:
- the dgcr2 gene encoding integral membrane protein DGCR2/IDD, with protein MWGKARFTAPLLLIALLGAINTDPPGTGRRLAVARLLSEQRCNPGQFACRSGKMQCIPLAWQCDGWTACEDKSDELDCPPMKEARYRYGNSFEQVEDVMGVAQPVRFNKKCPSGWHHYEKTASCYKVYLRNENYWQAVETCQRVNGSLATFVTNEELQFILKIEVDFDEKVCERKDQCNFWVGYQYVITNQSRSLEGRWEVAYKGSLQVFLPPEGLTSFSEVSPTQESVFCAQLQRFQNKNINEHGLHSWHAENCYKKFPFLCKRRQTCVDIKDNVVSEGYYFTPKGDDPCLSCTCHDGEPEMCVAALCDRPQGCTHFRKDPKECCKFTCLDPDGSSLFDSMASGMRLIVSCISSFLILSLLLFMVHRLRQRRRERIETLIGGNLHHFNLGRRVAGFDYGPDAFGTGLTPLHLSDDGEGGAFHFQEPPPPYAAYKYPDIQHPDDPPPPYEASINPDSILYVDLARTRLNLSAPQMVGEGGGLCRPLPVPPPALPPRPEHALEERTESIDSSTFLVAPDTPTEVHDIIQSSAPDPSSPTSLSTVV; from the exons GCCGGCGGTTAGCTGTGGCCCGGCTGCTCTCAG agcaGCGCTGTAACCCTGGGCAGTTTGCCTGTCGCAGTGGGAAGATGCAGTGTATCCCGCTGGCCTGGCAGTGTGACGGCTGGACTGCCTGTGAGGACAAAAGTGATGAACTGGACTGTCCac CTATGAAGGAGGCACGGTATCGCTATGGAAACAGCTTTGAGCAGGTGGAGGATGTGATGGGCGTGGCACAGCCGGTGCGCTTCAACA AGAAGTGTCCGAGTGGCTGGCATCACTATGAGAAGACGGCGAGCTGTTATAAAGTGTACCTGAGGAACGAGAACTACTGGCAGGCAGTGGAAACCTGCCAGAGGGTAAACGGCTCGCTCGCCACCTTCGTCACCAACGAGGAGCTGCAGTTCATCCTGAAGATCGAGGTGGACTTTGACGAGAAAGTGTGTGAACGCAAAGACCAGTGCAA TTTCTGGGTGGGGTATCAGTACGTCATCACTAACCAAAGTCGCTCGCTGGAGGGCCGCTGGGAGGTGGCCTATAAAG gttcTTTGCAGGTGTTCCTCCCCCCGGAGGGTCTGACCAGTTTTTCGGAGGTCAGTCCGACACAGGAGAGCGTGTTCTGTGCTCAGCTCCAGCGCTTCCAGAACAAGAACATCAACGAGCACGGCCTTCACAGCTGGCACGCCGAGAACTGCTACAAGAAATTCCCCTTTCTCTGCAAGAGga ggcagACGTGTGTGGACATTAAGGACAACGTGGTGAGTGAGGGGTATTACTTCACCCCTAAAGGAGATGACCCGTGTCTGAGCTGCACCTGCCACGACGGAGAGCCCGAGATGTGTGTGGCGGCGCTGTGTGACCGCCCACAGGGCTGCACACACTTCCGCAAAGACCCCAAAGAATGCTGCAAATTCACCTGCCTCGACCcag acggcAGCAGTCTGTTTGACTCCATGGCCAGCGGGATGCGTCTGATCGTCAGCTGCATTTCGTCcttcctcatcctctctctgctgctcttcatggtGCACCGTCTGCGGCAGCGGcggagagagaggatagagacGCTGATCGGAGGAAACC TGCATCATTTTAACCTGGGCCGGCGCGTGGCTGGCTTTGATTACGGCCCGGATGCGTTTGGGACGGGCCTGACTCCGCTGCACCTGTCTGATGATGGCGAGGGTGGGGCTTTCCACTTCCAGGAGCCACCTCCCCCATATGCTGCGTACAAATACCCAGACATCCAGCACCCAGATGACCCGCCTCCTCCGTATGAGGCGTCAATCAACCCAGACAGCATCCTCTACGTGGACCTCG CTCGGACCAGGCTGAACCTGTCTGCCCCCCAGATGGTTGGAGAAGGTGGTGGTCTCTGCAGACCTCTCCCAGTCCCGCCCCCAGCTCTGCCTCCTAGACCAGAACACGCCCTAGAGGAGAGAACAGAGTCCATCGACAGCAGCACCTTTCTGGTGGCCCCAGACACACCCACAGAGGTGCATGACATCATCCAGAGCTCCGCCCCTGACCCATCCAGCCCCACCTCCCTCAGCACAGTGGTGTGA
- the car15 gene encoding carbonic anhydrase 15, protein MLLLLLQALGSLSLMDTDFCYDDRQCDPYTWGDVFPSCHPLLDAHHSPIDLSQQHVRDIALDALQLSGFNSTPTGQWRLVNQGHSVVLEVGGGLSVSGGGLPGLYRTVQLHFHWGSASTNGSEHTLLQQRFPMEMHIVSVKSSHPNLTAALDDPTGLAALAVFIDLVYMDNENFQPISSALPFITYRGQEKSIRPFPLVTLLPQANLSQYYRYHGSLTTPPCSQAVLWTVYEVPITISWEQFEPFISGIYSTQEGAQHAALLQNNFRHIHPTYSAVYASRHARLLSGAPQRTTSTLTLSLALLLLLLTALRPALSVDS, encoded by the exons atgctcctgctcctgctccaggccctgggctctctctctctcatggaCACTG ATTTCTGTTATGATGACCGTCAGTGTG atccgTACACGTGGGGGGATGTCTTCCCATCATGTCACCCCCTGCTGGACGCCCATCACTCTCCGATAGACCTCAGCCAGCAGCATGTCAGAGACATCGCACTGGATGCCCTGCAGCTCTCCGGCTTCAACAGCACCCCTACAGGCCAGTGGAGACTGGTCAACCAGGGTCACTCAG tggtgttgGAGGTAGGTGGTGGTTTGTCAGTGAGTGGCGGTGGTCTTCCTGGATTGTATCGGACCGTTCAGCTGCATTTCCACTGGGGCAGCGCGTCCACCAACGGGTCcgaacacacactcctccagcagCGCTTTCCCATGGAG ATGCACATCGTCAGCGTTAAGTCCTCCCACCCGAACCTGACCGCTGCTCTGGATGACCCCACCGGCCTGGCAGCGCTCGCCGTCTTTATCGAT CTCGTCTACATGGACAACGAGAACTTCCAGCCCATCTCCAGTGCCCTGCCCTTCATCACGTACAGAG GTCAGGAGAAGTCCATCAGGCCGTTCCCCCTGGTGACCCTGCTGCCCCAGGCCAACCTCTCTCAGTATTACCGTTACCATGGCAGCCTGACTACACCCCCCTGCTCACAGGCCGTCCTCTGGACCGTGTACGAGGTGCCCATCACCATCTCCTGGGAGCag TTTGAGCCGTTTATCAGTGGGATCTACTCCACCCAGGAGGGGGCGCAGCACGCGGCTCTCCTGCAAAACAACTTCAGACACATCCACCCCACCTACAGTGCCGTCTACGCCTCCAGACACGCCCGCCTGCTCTCCGGTGCCCCCCAGCGGACCACCAGCACACTCACCCTCAGCCtcgccctcctcctcctcctcctcactgcaCTCAGACCTGCCCTCAGCGTGGACAGCTGA